The Elgaria multicarinata webbii isolate HBS135686 ecotype San Diego chromosome 11, rElgMul1.1.pri, whole genome shotgun sequence genome segment CTGTGGTTGCAGCTATGTTCTCCCCAGGGCTGACTGGCACATTCACTTAGGATTGCTTCTTTTCCCATACAATTAACTCTCTCCAGCCAGATGGGACCAGAACCCTCTCCAAACCATGCCCCAGCCAATGCTTTTGAGGCACTTCCACATTCCAGTGCCTTGCACACAACCTGGGCATCATGTAAATCCCAACCATCATCACACACGGTCCCCCATTCTTCATTGTGGAAcacctcgatcctcccagagcagcTATCTTGGCCATTAACCAGTCGGAGCTCTGATGGAACAAAAAGAGTTAAACACAGTAACACATTTATAGTTGTCCAATAAGCTGTATTGTGGCTTAGGATCCAACaagtggaaaaatggaggctaaggggagacatgatagaggtgaacaaaattatgcatggtgtagagactGTGGATAGCAGACATTTTTCCCCCTCACTCAAAACATTGctacctgaggtcatcccatggtgctgattggtgggagattcaggacaggtacttcttcacacagcgcatagtcaaactatagtattcacaaccacaagatttagagatggccaccaatgtggatagctttaaaagacgGTTAGACAAATTTCCtaaaaaggctatcaatgacgactagtcctgatgcctctatacTCACTCTGAtaatcagaggcaataagcccatatacatcagttgctgggaaacatgggtgggagggtgctgttctccTTGTGCTTCCTGGTCAACAGTGGTAGGCTGACGTTGACATGTGTAACAGCCCAGAATGGCCAGTGGGTGTTTTCTCAATAGCGTGGAAATATGTGGTGGAAATCCACCTGAGCCTGGGGTATGTGGCatactttcccctccccttttgtgtgtgtacacacacgcacacccatttGTGCAAAGGGACAAAGGAACTGCAATAGGTGGAACAGTCAGATGTAATCGTGAAATTTCACCAGTTCCACGTAAAAAAGTCCCATGATGCTGGATACAAATTACAAAACAATTACCCAAAAAATGCTGTTTCAGGAATGCTGTGGTTGTAACCAGGTTTCTGGGatgttgaaattgtttttaatcttctgtTAGGGGGTGGTAATAATGAGGTATCAATTCAGCCCCAACCAACCCCCAACAAAAAAAAAGATAAGAGTAATGGGAGAGGAAACAGGATAACGGCCTGAAAGAGACACAGTGCCAATTTCAGTCCACAGTTCACACCCATCACTACTTGGATCTATTCAATGAGGTCCATGGTTTAAGACAAGAaatccagggagggatgttcaaaaacaacaacgggACTGCGTTTCTCCTCCACCATCACGTCCTGTCCTGATAATCAGCAGCAGAACTTATGAAAATCTTGCTGTTCACAAAACAGTCCTCCACGTTCATATAGTTTCCACAGCCACAGCATTCCCACCCATTACCTGAGCACACAGCACCAGCGTCCTCTCTGTGGCTGCAGTCATGATCTTCCATATTTAGGTCACAGTAAATGAGGGACTCTTCCATTCCTCTGCATGCGGCACTACCAACCCAGATGGGACCATGTCCTGCTCCAAAGTGAGCTTCCACTGGGGCCGACAGGGCAACTCCACAACCCAGTTCCCTGCACACAACTTGGGCGCTGTCCAGATCCCAGTCATCATCACACACCGTCCCCCAGGTATTCTTGTAGAAAACTTCAACTCTCCCAGAGCAATGACTTGAACCATTTACCAATCTGATGCCTACTGGAACTGGAAAGGTTAAAGGCACTGTTATTTCTCCACTTTTAAAGACCATTTAATAAAAGACCGTTTTGAAAGATCTGTTGTTAAAATTGCTGTAGAGTTGTTTCTTTAGCAGAacatttgctaagacacaacaaACAGAGAGCAATAACACAAGGATTTAATCTTGATCTCAGGGATCTTGTTGACATGTCCTTACCCAGAGCTCTTTGATTTGACAACACCATACAAAGTTACCTGTGCACTCCACATTCACATCCTGGCCGTGACTGCAATCATGCTCTCCCCAGGGCCTTTTGGGGCATTCAAATAGGAATGCTTCATTTCCTGTACAGTTAACGTTTTCCAGCCAGATGGGACCAGATCCTTGTCCATACCATTTTCCAGCTAATACATCTACCGGATTTCCACAGTTCAGTTCCCTGCACACAACATGAGCATCAAGTAAATCCCAGCCGGAGTCACAAATGGTCCCCCACTGCTGGTTGTGAAGCACCTCAATCCAACCGGAGCACTGACTTCGACCATTCACTAGACGGAGTTCTGATTGGGACAAAAAGAGATAAACATAGTAACACATACATGGCTGTCATACAACCTTGTTTGTGACTTTGGATCCAATTGATTAAACAGCGATTAAAAATCAGGGTACCTGGTGGACACTATTGTTCCCCCATTCAATCATGCTTCCAGTTCTTATTTAGTACTTAATCCCAGCCAGAATCACAAATGCCCCCCACGGCTGTTGTAGGTGGTGCACAATCAACCCAGCACAAaattagagaaggcagtagttgataggaatgatagcaaccaacgagtgtaatatacaatatactaaatactaaaaaagaggTGAACACTTATATCAAACAgtttttttataacataataaataaCCATAACAGTCATAGTACATATTAGAATAATGATATACAATTGCCGAAACACAGAATCACAAAATCTCAACAGTATTTTTTGAATtgacataaacttctttcaatgggcttttaggggggggggaactgttagAAGAAAAATCGGTTTGAGGTTTCTCTGCCGAGCTTTAAGCATTcaagtagatatatatatatatatagaatgaAGTTTGGAACCCCTGCCTTTTTGGCCATGGCATTATCCCTATGGTTGGTGTAATTCTGAAGAAGTAAACAGCGAAAACAGGATTAAATCACACCGGTAGCCTgttaagcctattgaaagaagtttatgtcaATTCAAAAAATTCTGTTGAGATTTTGTGATTCTGTGTTTTTACAATTGCACAATCAACCCAGAGCAGCTGTTTAGGCCATTCACTAGGCAGAGCTCTGATGGTACAATAAGAGGTAAACATAAGCCAGATCTACAGTAAGCACGATTTAagactttgaaagcggtttgaaaatggtatatggaatgtgtcatgggcccacaACAGctgccaataccattataaaccattataaagcagtagtgtagatcctgccatagtaacattcctcctctccctccctcgctcCACCCTGGTGTTTCCCTTATACTGGGAGAAATGTATCAATAGTTAGAGGAACACTATCTTTGCCCCTCCAGATCTTCAAGTGTGTTAACATTTGGATTCGGTTTGCTTCAGAGGCACCCCACTTCGATTCGTACATCTCCCAAATCAGCCCGATTTGGTTTGGGGTTCGGTTGAATCCAAAACATACCCTTACCAGCCATCTGTTACCTGAGCACACAACACCAGCATCTTCACTGTGGTAACAGTCGTGTTCTCCCCAATTTTTAAGATGACAGTTATTGAGGGAAGTTTCTGTCCCCTCACATTTGACACCATCCAACCAGATGGGACCATGTCCTTTTCCAAACGCAGCTTTTCCAGGGGCCGATGAGGCATCTCCACAGCCGAGTTCTCTGCATACCACTTGGGCATTGTTCAGATCCCAGTCGTCATCACACACAGTCCCCCACTGGTGGTTGTGAAGCACCTCAACTCTTCCGGAGCAATGGCTTCTACCGCTCACCAACCTGACCACACCTGGAATATTTCAAGGCACTGATATTTCCCACTTCTTCACTGACCCTTTTTTTCATGTTCAATTCAGGGGAGCATTCAAACAGAGGCTTCTTAAGTGGGTGGCTGGCCGGCCATTGTGACAGCAATCCAGAAGTAGTTCATGGCTCTGGGCATATCTCTTAACTTTAACTAGATTTTTGTACTCACTGCTGCATGTCAGGGCTTCTCTGAACAAGCCATGTATAGCCCGCTCATGACCTGCCACttacggaagtttgtgggtcattttgatgacaccgtgaacctcctgcacgtctcccactccttcccccaattattatgtttttgttctgtttttaattcttctgaaatatctctggatttcctactgtgtgcagctgaagttgcagtAGAGAAAACCCACTAGGGAGCTCGGTCTTCAGCTGGACACTTCTTCAATAAACCATCCATGCTCATTCAAGCAAGCATAGAAGATGCTTGCTTGAATGAGCatggatggtttatttatttcttgaatGACTGGTGGTGACTAGTTATTTCTGACATGCACATATATCTATTGGGGTAGAAgctgaaggatttatttatttattttgacagaTTGTGTAGCCAGTTTTTGTAGAAGACAAAGGAAAAATAGAACAACTGAAGGGGGGGCTTTCAAGGGTTTGCTCTTGGGGAATTGATGCTACATTAAATATTACTGTTGTCTGTCAAATATTTCTTAATTTACATGTGGCAACAAGCTGCTTCCTTTGGAAGAACTAGCCATATGGCATTCAGCCATAATATTTGCATTGGAAGAACACAGTTGGCTAATTAAACAAGAATTTAGTCTTGATCTGAGCGATTGCAGTGGCTTGGCCATACATGATATTATGCAAAATTACCTGAGCACTCCACACTTGCATCCTGGCTATGGTTGCAGCTATGCTCACCCCAGGGCCTTTGGGGGCATTCACTCAGGATTGCTTCGTTTCCTGTACAATTAACGCTCTGCAACCAGATGGGACCAGATCCTTCTCCAAACCATGCCCCAGTCAATGCTTTTGAGGCATTTCCACAGTTCAGTTCCTTGCACACCACCTGGACATCATGTAAATCCCAGCCAGCATCACACACGGTCCCCCACTCTTCATTATGCAAcacctcaatcctcccagagcagTGATTTGGTCCGTTAATTAGACGGAGCGCTGATAAGACACAAAGTGATAAACATTAGATAAACAACCAATGGTTGTCATGAAACCTCGATTGACATTGTGGATCCAGTTAGCTAAACAGAGGGGTTAAGAATCAGGATTGCTGGGAATCACCATGTTCCCACCACTCACCTACCTATGCAGCATCAAATTTCTAAGCTGAAAGGCACTGGGCTCCAATCCTGCCCATGACCCATTTTTTTTATCCCAGTAAAAAAACTGCAAGGATGAGGCTgggtctccctggtgtggattccGAATTGGACTTGGAGGTTGAAGAATGAGAAGACCAGCCAAGATAAGAAGCAggggaagaaattctccaagactctccaggagtcaaggaggaatcttcccaggagcttaacAAACAGGAAGCCCAGGCACTGAGATCATCCTCCCACTTCCCCGTCcccaggaactcagtctttgtcagagggggagggagcatcagaactgacagatcccaCAGTCTACCATAGAGTCAAATGGGCAGAGTTGAGGGGAGGTGGTAGGCGGTCCACTAgactagccacatggcagaggttcctgcttgAAGACCCTCCATGAAGGaggagtctggtaaaagtctgttgggcacagcaggaaaccatccatttagttgatagggatctgccttgctttgttagtctaattaagcttagaggataattcctagcattcacactcccttcaggtgtgaattTGTGTCTATTCATTGAATAATGGTTTTGTGGAgtgatagagatgtaaaatttctggaaattttgaagccatggggaaaaaatgggatttttttcccaGGTTTCGGGAAAAAactgaaatttttggaaaaattgaaataatgcagtattagcactttttatagattgaaagtcactttgttactttaggaacataaaatttaattatgtccaagttgatttggcatgaaattattacatttggtaaattaaaaatacagtatattcaaacaattattacaaatttaatttactcttttaccttttttttttttttttttttttttttttacttcttttggtaacaaatggagttaCAGGCTCTTGaattgtaaggaacctctttggttttgccagtttatgagcaggcaaaaagcaatttaaaacaacaacaacaacaacaacagaagaaaccatcaacatgagtaacaaagacaattatttatgtctccgctagtcttccacagtgtcaagcagacataaagcaccaattcccataaaaagaactgagaaaaagggggggactaagattcaatgaatatgcatggaatttaatcagactcattttctgagctatagctatcactgtCACTTTCAacctctgcttccatggcagtgccccctagaggcagaaatgcatcttgctcttgcatttgagagttgtagtctcagtttggaaCCTAGGACTTTGCTTggccttggtgcacagaaattgtaataatctgatactgtacataatttttagaaatcatttggagaagtaaatatttgaacaccttgtcttaaacattttattcatcatgctaaaataaaacatcccataacccatttttcttcattttttttcattttttccaaatttttggaaatacaaaacaaaaaaggctttgagaaaaaacaggaaaaatggtttttcctctccccccccctctgaatTTTTCCTATTTTATTCTGGGCCTTCGCATCTCTTGGACtgcagcagacctctttattgtctcacatctcagagggagggcttggaatcatgacaccaccaccaccaccaccaccaccaccacacatgctTGGAAAGAATGGGAGAGGGCCGGGAGGATGACCTCATTTAAAGCACCAGCAAGCTACCACAACTAAGGAATGCACAATAACAGCTTCTTCATAAAAAGTTATCTGTCTTCCTCATATAGCATCTCAGAAATGGTCCAATACATTTTGGTTCTTGCCCTGAACTCATAAATGCAGCAAAATGGCTGGATCTAGAATTGCTGTTTACCCAGCAAAGGTCTTCATATGCTGGCTGACTCTGGCTCAATAATTGCAGTTGCATTGGTAGCCTTGTTAGTATTTACATCTGAGtcttcctcctcatgagtagactcTTGCTCATaatacacacacgcgcgcgcacccTGGGTAAAAGTGTCTCTTGGCAGCCAGATCAGCACTCTACTGATGACTTTGAGGCCTTAgttagagctaaggtttatcccaggatcgtcccggggtcatccctgcctgcttccgggatatcctgtgtgtcatttacatgaacagggatgactccgggtcgatcccgggataaaccttaggtctagctaaggcctgagtggttCACCTAGTCTGTTACTACTCTGCTGAGATGTGGGCAGAGAAAGGAGATCTGAAATCATGGCTGAGCTCAGGACAGGGCTGAAAAGGATCCTGGGAACCTCAGATGAGGCATCACTGCCACAGGACCCCTCAGGCTGCCCCAGGTCTATTGTAGGAGAGGGTTGTGCTGGGGGGAATCAGACTTCTCATCTAAAGAAGTCTCCCCTGGGCTTGGGTCAGCTAGGAACCTGACACCACTGACCTAATGTATGGACACCCTTTCAATAGAAGACAGTACTCCATTTGAAGACCTGTCCAGTCCTCAtttggtttaaaggtaaagaacaaCTGTAACAAAGTAGAGAAGGGCTTTGAAATTACACGTGAACCACTAGTACTTTGAAAACAAACCAAGGATGTAGATCATGCAGggtacctggtcacagtctttcccactataGTGAGACacatctgtcccccccccccacctctctctctctcttccatgctTAGATAGGAAAAAGAGTCCTACATGGCTGAAGTGGCAGGAattataggacattttttctggATAGACATGGAAATACATCCTTAGGGTGGCAATTTATACATCACCACTCCCACCCCAGTTTGACAGATCATCTTATCTGCTCTACTAGGCTAGAAGGAAGGATTTTATAGGGCCTGCTTCCTCTCCACTGGACTGGGAGGTCAGCTGACCACCTTCAAGCTGTGGCATTAGCTTGATGTACACAGGCCATTACTGCAGCCTACAGGGTGCCTAAAAGAGAAACTATTCAAATTTCAGACTACACCATTAAATCCAATAAATGCTTGGATTTAATAAGGTTCATGGGTTTATGCAATAAATCTAAAAAAGgtgtgagaaagaaaaaaaaagaaagaaagaaagagtagaCTAAACTTTCAGCCAGCTTCTACTGCCACAATATGGCACCACAGTCCATTCTTGCTCGTTACCTGAGCATACAATGCCAGCATCTCCTCCATAGATGCACTCAATGTCTTGCAGAACTTCTAGAGAACAGTTGATCAAGGCAGATTTCCTATTACAGGAGATTACAGCCAGCCAGATGGGTCCATGGCCTCTTCCAAAATGAGCTCCTTTGGGGGCTGACAAGGCCTCTCCACAGCCAAGTTTCCTGCACACATGTTGGGCCATATCAAGTTCCCAGCTATGGTCACACACAGTCCCCCACTGATTGTTGTGGAGCACTTCAACTCTCCCAGAGCAACGACTTGAACCATTCACCAATCTGATCTCACCTGAAATGTTTAAATGCACTGTTATTTCTCCATTGCAGTTCTTCATACACCTCAGTTTTTGTGtccagttagggtgaccagatgcaccgggaaaccccggagacctccaggaaaaatggaggtctcaggggcaaccgggactgggccccaattcaccaGGGAAAAGGCTGGGAGACGCGTTCCCGAAGTCTGGAATGCGTCTTCCAACTCCTCCCCCGAGCGCTGATGCAGGACTTCTCCTGTGTGATGGCGTGATGGCTCCAGAGCGCAGGAGAAAGCCTGCATCggcactggggggagggggaggaactggAAGACGCATTCCTGACTTCCAGGAACGCGtctcccagcccccaccccagcgctgAAATAGGCGGTTCAGTTTTCACTGCCTTGCTCAGCTGCCCAGGATGGGGAGCAAAAACAGAGCCCCGCCCCTTGCCTCTCATCGCCCtgatgcaggaggaggaggaggtggaagaggagagggagagggagagggagaacaagCTAATAGCAGGTAAGATTAAGGTGTGTGCCTCTGTCTCAATGTCCAAACAGCTTGGAAATTTCCACTTGTTCAAAATACAGCTTTTCAAACTGCAGCTGTCCAGATGCTGATAAGAGTATGGCTATCAGATAACAGAACACATTATATGTGTTCTGTTATCTGATAGCCTATGGActaccttctgtcagggatgctttagggtggattcctgcattgagcagggggttggactcgatggccttgtaggccccttccaactctgctattctatgattctatgatatacacaTCCCAATGGTACCCATTTGTTTACAGGCTCAATTTGTTTTGCTTGACCAAGCATATTGATAACCCAAGGACTTTGTTCTCCTACACGGCCTGTCAAAACAATCAATCAGAATATCACAGAAACAGTAGCAAAACTGTAGCCTTGCTTGCTAAACAGAAAACTGTGCCTGTTGTGTCTTGTGCCTTCAACAGACACTTGATATCCAGGAATTAAAAGCTGACGCTACTCACAGCATGAAGATAAACATTCTCAAATGCTTCCTTCTCCAAATCAAGTTGCAGTCACAGTAATAGCTACAGAGGCCTGTGAAGAAGCTGGCAATCCTGTAAAGCCAGCAACCATGTCACCGGTCCCGCTTTGGCTGTAGCAAGCTCTAAATGTAGTGGAGTCAGCAAACAGTCAAGCCTACAGGTGTTTAGCTGATGGGGTTCAGGCTACAAGAGAAGTGGTTTCAAtccaggcagagggcagagcaCAGGCAGGAAGTCAGACCAGAGAATCAGGCAACGACAGGAGTGGTCACGATAACAGGCAAGAGGTCAAACACAATAAATCGGACTGGCATGATACACAGTCCAAACGCAGGACACCAGGCAGTCCAAGGGGTCAGGAAACAGAGCCTCAATCACAGGCAAAGTTCAGGAGACAAGATACAGAGCAAAGACAGGATAGACCAAGTTGTTCCAATA includes the following:
- the LOC134405647 gene encoding LOW QUALITY PROTEIN: deleted in malignant brain tumors 1 protein-like (The sequence of the model RefSeq protein was modified relative to this genomic sequence to represent the inferred CDS: substituted 2 bases at 2 genomic stop codons) — protein: MKECSLQQRSPQEKVTRQEKSALINCSLEVLQDIECIYGGDAGIVCSALRLINGPNHCSGRIEVLHNEEWGTVCDAGWDLHDVQVVCKELNCGNASKALTGAWFGEGSGPIWLQSVNCTGNEAILSECPQRPWGEHSCNHSQDASVECSGSVKKWEISVPXNIPGVVRLVSGRSHCSGRVEVLHNHQWGTVCDDDWDLNNAQVVCRELGCGDASSAPGKAAFGKGHGPIWLDGVKCEGTETSLNNCHLKNWGEHDCYHSEDAGVVCSGNRWLVRVXLRLVNGRSQCSGWIEVLHNQQWGTICDSGWDLLDAHVVCRELNCGNPVDVLAGKWYGQGSGPIWLENVNCTGNEAFLFECPKRPWGEHDCSHGQDVNVECTVPVGIRLVNGSSHCSGRVEVFYKNTWGTVCDDDWDLDSAQVVCRELGCGVALSAPVEAHFGAGHGPIWVGSAACRGMEESLIYCDLNMEDHDCSHREDAGAVCSELRLVNGQDSCSGRIEVFHNEEWGTVCDDGWDLHDAQVVCKALECGNRTEIRLVDGSYRCSGRVEVFHKQQKGVLCNDEWNLNSAQVVCRELGCGVALLAPLGNYFQAVEDFHWMQVVRCQGTEASIRNCELRDWGENYCYYGSNAGAVCSEITQSLNISGEVRLVNGSSRCSGRVEVLHNDSWGAVCEDGWDLNSAQVVCRELGCGVALSATTGPHFGRGRGPVSLEADTSVEIDIHLRLVGLVLFVLVLIVIEAVYSSRRGQL